Part of the Brassica oleracea var. oleracea cultivar TO1000 chromosome C8, BOL, whole genome shotgun sequence genome is shown below.
GCATCTTCTATAACTGAGAAGCTGTTCTCTCTTTTACGCCCTTTTGTAGTAGCATGGAAAAACCCCGTATTGCGATCTCCAAGCCGTAGCCATAGCAAACGGCTCCTCTGTCTCCAATAAGCTTCTTCCGCACGGTAAGCCTCCTCCAACTTTGTGTTTATCTCCTGGATTAGCGAAGTATTATTGACCGGTGAGGTAAGAGCTTCTTCAAGTTCTGCTTTTTTCTCCTCTATGGTGAGTCTGCTGTTACGATGCTGGGTTTTATTCCATTCAGCAATGGCTGTCCGAGTAATCGCGATTCTATCTTTTACCATCGCCTGTCCAGAGCTCTGCCATGCTTCCTTGATTACCTCTTTCACCTCTTCATTATCATTTAATCTTCGATCATATCAGAAGAGTCCTTTTTGCCGTTTAGCCTCATGTTCAAAGAAGGAGAGTACTGGTTTGTGATCTGACCCTTCATAGTCGAGGTATTGGCATCAGGCAGTCGGGTAAATTTCCGCCCACAAGCTATTTGCCACTGTTCTATCCAGCCGGCAGCGAACCAGATGGTCCCCGCGCTTGCCTCTCTAGGATAGAGGATCACCAGAGTGGCGCAAATCAAACAGGTCTCCTTCTGAAAAGAAGGATCTTAGGTCTGTGAAAGATCCCTCCGGCCTCGCTGGTCCACCCAGTTTCTCGTCCTCATTGAGTATAAGTCATTAAAATCCCCTGCAGCAAACCATGGGGCCTCACGAGACGCAGCTAAGTTTAGGAGATGTTCCCATTGCATTCTCCTCTGTTTTCTATCACAATCTCCATGAATAAAAGAAGCGAAGAAGGTTTTCCCTTGGTATTCAATGAAGGTGTCTATCAGATTTGCATTAGAATACATTACATCAATCTTGATTTTTGAGTTCCAAAACAGAGCTAAGCCTCCAGCTCCATGCCCTTTAAGAGGGAAAATATGGTGCGATTCATATCCAAGTTGCTCTAGTTTCTTCAGCACAAAAGCAGTGGGGTTTTTACACAAAGTTGGTTTAATATCTTTTATTTGCATCCGAAACAAAGGACGTAACTCATGTGACAATTTACACAGCCTTCGCAGGAAGTCTTAGCATGGGCTGTGCGGATATAAGTTTATTTTTTTGCCTCATTTTTTCCAAGGAAGCTTAGAGTATGGGAAACCCATACTATAAGAGTATCTCCATCAGACATTCAAATTTTGAGATTTTTGACTTTACTTCAAACCTTCAAACTTACAAACTTTAAGGTTATGTATAAATAGTTAAACATTATTCAAAACACTATTTACTTTTCATTTTATCCTATAATTATGTAATTTATATATAATTTTATTAATACTAATTTTTATATCGCTTTAATCCTTATAATTATAATTTACTTAATATTCAAATATTTATCTATTATTACTATGTAAAAATTATAATTATCTTTAAAAAAATCAGAATTATTAATTTAAAATAATAGTATGTAAAGTATAAATATTATGTATACGCAATTAGACAATTTTGTAATTACTGTTCTCTCTGGTTGATGTATTCTTTTGTTAAAAAATAAAAATATCCTCATTTGGTGAAATAAAAATATCCATATATGAGTTAAAATATTGTATCTTAAATTTAATGTATTTATTATATATTTATACAATTTTAACCCTTATAACTAATTATTATTAAATTTGAGGATTAAAATGTAAAATACAAAAAAGTTAAAGATATATTTGAAGTTTTTTTTGTTAGAGCCACATGCCCTCAAATCTTTATATTGAAGATCAACCATCTTTAAAGTGATGATTCTTGTTGAAGATGTTCTAAGAGGGCAGATGACTTTTCTCATGACACCAGTTTAGAACCAATTTAAATCACAGAACTTAACATTCACATCCAAAAAAAAAGTGTGACTATATTTGATGAACTTATGTGATTGCCATTATTGCGAACGTCTATATAGGTGATAAAATATTGATAAATGTGACTTTGAGTCAACAAAATGTTGTTTTGAATGAGAAAATGTCATTTATGTGGGCTGATTGAAACTCAAATGATTTGTCTGCTTCAATTTTGGTTTTGTCTCTTAGATTTTGTGAGATTTTTTTTTTGTATTTGATCATTCAAACAAGAATAGAATTGTCAGATATTTTCCGCTTGGAATAGATTGTTGAAGATTAAAAGTTGATTGGTAACTAAAGAGGATGGTAAAGGCAGATGATGGAAGAGAAGACAAAAAGATGATGCAGCCGACGAATGTGAACGTGTGTAACACACATGACAAGCAAGATAATATTATTTTCAAGTTTGACAGATTGCATTTAGTATTAATATAATTATTTTGACGTTTAAAACATAGTATTGGTTTGAAAATACTATTTTACTACTGAAAAACAGAGCTTAATTGAAAAAGTCAATGGCTTTCCAGAGAGCAAAATATACACCTGGCAACTTTATGATCATTTCAAATTTTTTGAGTTAACATGCATTAACAACCTAAGAATTAAATATTTAAGCATCAAATAAGAATGAGAAAGATCGTGGAGGCCTGCAATGTTCGTCAAATTCTACCAAGAAACAGAGGATATTTTCTTTATTATTTTGGTTAAAGGAAACATATTAATATTGCAAATGGGTAATTATCTAATTTGGCAATGGAATTTTTCAACATGCCCTCCAATGATATCTATAAAATGATCAGAGACTTTCTCCTTTCTCTTCATCCCTAAACTCGAACTAATACTCAACAAAGAAGAGAGACAACAATGGCGCTCAAGAACTTACTTGCCCTTGTGGTTCTTCTTGGCGTTGTTGGAGTTTCCTTTGGCGGTGATCTATACGAAGGCTACTACCGCTACAACAACTGTCCACAAATGGAAGACATTGTCCGCGATGTCACATATCACTATATCTATAAGGACCCAACTCTTGCTGCTGCGCTTCTGAGGATGCATTTTCACGACTGTTTTGTCAGAGTAAGTGAGGAGTCATGGGTGGATAGACTCACACCCAATCCTTTTTATCGTAGTGTTTGTTTATGAATAAGAGACCGCACCAAATATTTTCTTTTTTTTTATTCATGTGCATTAATAGGGATGTGATGGTTCTGTTCTTATTAAATCACCAAACAATGATGCGGAAAGAGATGCTGTCCCCAACTTGTCACTGAGAGGCTACGAAGTGGTCGACACTGTCAAGTCAGTGCTTGAGAGCGTGAGCGAGTGTCGTGGTGTTGTTTCTTGCGCTGATATTCTTGCCTTGGTCGCTAGAGACGCTGTTTTAGCGGTAACATTCTGTATTCTACTTGATATTCTCGTCCCAAAACCCATAGCCGGTTCTTGACATAACCAAATAAAGCATTCGCCGTAAACCTAATTACAAAATTTAAGACTATTATACGTCGTCGCATAGTCTCCAAATTTTTGATTCTTTTAATAAAAACTAGAGGTTGACCCGTGGTTTCTTTTAATAAAAATGTTTATTACCTCGAAAACCAAGCCCAGCTAAAACCATAACATTGTTGTACGTACTAACGTATTTTGCTAATTCATTGGTTTTTCTTTATTTGTTAGATAAATGGACCGTGGTGGTCTGTTCCATTGGGGCGGAAGGACGGGCGCGTCTCGAATATTTCCGAGGTTAATTTACCATCTCCTTTTGCCAACGTAACGACACTGAAGAAGAACTTCGCCGACAAGGGTCTTAACAGTAAAGACCTCGTCGTCCTCTCAGGTATTTCTACGCAAATCTTTAGGGCTCTTAAGGATATGATAAGCTGACTATAGATGATTTCTTGAGCAGGGGCTCACACCATTGGTGTATCGTCTTGCGGTCTCATCAGCAGTCGTATCTATAACTTCACGGGCAAAGGCGATTCTGACCCAGCGATGGACAAAAACTACGTTGAGGAACTGAAGAAAAGGTGCCCGCCAACAGATGTTACGACCAGCGTGGATATGGACCCAACGAGTGCCCATAAATTTGACTCTCACTACTTTAACACTGTGTATCAGAAGAAGGGTTTGTTCATATCTGATTCAACACTTCTGAATGACATTGACACCAACTTCTACATTCAGATGCAGGCTGTGTTAAATCTGAATACCTTCAACAGCGATTTCTCCAAGTCAATGGTTAAACTCGGTTACGTCGAGATTCTTACCGGGGATCAGGGTGAGATCAGAAACTTCTGCGA
Proteins encoded:
- the LOC106310614 gene encoding peroxidase 2-like, whose translation is MALKNLLALVVLLGVVGVSFGGDLYEGYYRYNNCPQMEDIVRDVTYHYIYKDPTLAAALLRMHFHDCFVRGCDGSVLIKSPNNDAERDAVPNLSLRGYEVVDTVKSVLESVSECRGVVSCADILALVARDAVLAINGPWWSVPLGRKDGRVSNISEVNLPSPFANVTTLKKNFADKGLNSKDLVVLSGAHTIGVSSCGLISSRIYNFTGKGDSDPAMDKNYVEELKKRCPPTDVTTSVDMDPTSAHKFDSHYFNTVYQKKGLFISDSTLLNDIDTNFYIQMQAVLNLNTFNSDFSKSMVKLGYVEILTGDQGEIRNFCDRVN